The proteins below are encoded in one region of Sphingobacterium sp. R2:
- a CDS encoding FUSC family protein, with protein sequence MRNLFLRYTLHSDFIIYTIRVLIGFLIGYPLFVSFPQYSVSWTLISIILVISPQENESKKIAIDRAKSNFIGSAIGLSLYFVPIQQLYAMVIGILASLITCKLLNIIAVARTSMVALIIVYLHEQESRSYFAALDRFGCVCLGCLIGLSVILSTRNMIMKLRKRYVF encoded by the coding sequence ATGCGTAATCTATTCCTCCGCTATACGCTCCATTCCGATTTTATTATATATACCATTCGCGTACTAATTGGCTTTCTTATTGGTTATCCATTATTTGTATCCTTTCCCCAATATTCTGTCTCTTGGACCCTTATCTCGATTATACTGGTGATTTCTCCACAAGAGAATGAATCAAAGAAGATAGCGATCGATCGGGCTAAGTCCAATTTCATAGGATCCGCCATTGGACTCAGCTTATATTTTGTTCCTATCCAGCAACTTTACGCAATGGTAATCGGCATCCTTGCTTCGTTGATTACGTGTAAATTACTCAATATTATAGCTGTAGCAAGGACATCGATGGTTGCGCTAATTATAGTCTATCTGCATGAACAGGAAAGCCGTTCCTATTTCGCTGCCTTAGATCGTTTCGGTTGTGTCTGTTTAGGTTGTCTAATCGGACTGAGTGTCATACTTTCAACAAGGAATATGATTATGAAATTAAGAAAGCGATACGTTTTTTGA
- a CDS encoding Lrp/AsnC family transcriptional regulator, with protein MTKVEYNLDQVDYKILRLMQDNGRINNADIARELGMAPSAILERVKKLEQKDVILKYSAKINPAAVDQKLLSFIFIKANDIIGEQTVGLALAKIPEVQEVHDIAGDDGYLIKVRTADSTGLVDLMRNTLGKVEGIISTRTTIVLQTVKEDQQVVIPE; from the coding sequence ATGACAAAAGTAGAATATAATTTAGATCAGGTTGACTACAAAATCTTGCGTTTAATGCAGGACAATGGACGTATCAACAACGCGGATATCGCTAGAGAGCTGGGTATGGCACCTTCTGCGATTCTAGAACGCGTAAAAAAGCTGGAGCAAAAAGACGTAATTTTAAAATACAGTGCAAAGATCAATCCTGCAGCGGTCGATCAAAAACTTTTGTCATTTATTTTCATAAAAGCCAATGATATCATTGGTGAACAAACAGTTGGGTTGGCACTTGCCAAAATTCCTGAAGTACAGGAAGTACATGACATTGCGGGTGATGATGGTTACCTGATTAAAGTAAGAACTGCAGATTCGACCGGATTAGTTGATCTGATGCGAAATACTTTAGGTAAAGTGGAAGGGATTATCTCTACTCGCACTACAATTGTACTTCAAACGGTTAAGGAAGATCAACAGGTGGTGATACCTGAGTAA
- a CDS encoding EamA family transporter, with protein MLQGQKKAANPLMVVIAYIIIYVVWGSTFFFIEKALHSFPPFILGSFRFVTASAILMTYCAIKGYKLFNKRSVQEAAIVGFLLLFVDMAGVIWAEQYVSGGVAAIIAAAAAIWFILLDKPKWRENFSSISTVLGVALGFCGVVMLFAEQIMSTNDNTDGTLKVIALSILVLGSIAWTVGSLISKYFKKTEKQEKEDLHVMVKTAWQMVTAGILFNITALFTGEYTTFSLSSVAPVDWFNLAYLITFGSILAFSSYIWLLQVRPAMEVSTYAYVNPIIALILSHFFTSHVVTSLQIFGLAVILFSVLLMNWKAYRAKLSARSKSRKVLQLENKLDTNPITESELVH; from the coding sequence ATGTTGCAAGGACAAAAAAAGGCTGCTAACCCGTTAATGGTTGTTATCGCCTATATCATTATTTATGTTGTATGGGGATCCACCTTTTTCTTTATAGAAAAGGCACTACATAGTTTTCCACCATTTATTTTAGGTTCGTTTCGATTTGTTACAGCCAGCGCGATTCTAATGACATATTGCGCAATAAAAGGTTATAAATTGTTTAATAAACGATCCGTTCAGGAAGCAGCAATTGTAGGATTTCTATTGCTTTTTGTCGATATGGCTGGGGTGATCTGGGCCGAACAATATGTTTCAGGTGGTGTTGCCGCCATTATTGCAGCAGCAGCAGCGATCTGGTTTATTTTATTGGATAAACCCAAATGGAGAGAAAATTTCAGCAGTATTAGCACGGTTTTGGGTGTTGCGTTAGGCTTCTGTGGAGTGGTGATGTTATTCGCTGAACAGATTATGTCGACCAATGATAATACCGATGGAACACTTAAGGTGATCGCCCTATCTATTTTAGTATTGGGTTCTATCGCTTGGACCGTGGGGTCTCTAATTTCCAAATATTTCAAAAAAACTGAGAAACAAGAGAAAGAGGATTTACATGTCATGGTGAAGACCGCTTGGCAAATGGTTACTGCAGGTATACTTTTTAATATCACCGCCCTTTTCACCGGTGAGTATACAACCTTTTCGCTAAGTAGCGTGGCGCCGGTGGACTGGTTCAACTTGGCCTACCTAATTACTTTTGGCTCAATCCTCGCTTTTAGCTCCTATATTTGGTTACTACAAGTGCGCCCCGCAATGGAAGTTAGTACGTATGCCTATGTGAACCCAATCATTGCACTTATTTTAAGTCATTTTTTCACTTCGCATGTAGTGACCTCATTGCAGATTTTCGGACTAGCTGTGATATTATTTTCAGTCCTGTTAATGAACTGGAAAGCGTATCGAGCCAAACTGTCCGCGCGTAGCAAGAGTAGAAAAGTTCTTCAACTAGAGAATAAGTTGGACACCAACCCTATCACTGAGTCGGAATTAGTACACTAG
- a CDS encoding 5'-nucleotidase C-terminal domain-containing protein, with translation MKISKQIAFIGSLGVGSLLMVASCSKQLHPTQKDFQQYHINSDMQADPTVVSIYEPFKYKMEAEMNRVIGHADKALTKEKTAETLMGNFFCEALLWMSEHNAHNPADFAFATKGGIRNDLKAGDITVGNIFEVMPFENTLTILELKGSQIRQLADFIASTHGQPIAGMTLTITGNKAQDIKIKGIAIEDNKLYKLVTYDYLANGGDNLTLLTQSVSRANYPQRMREGLIEYVSELTKEGKKVNAELDGRIKIN, from the coding sequence ATGAAGATATCAAAGCAAATTGCCTTTATTGGTAGCCTTGGAGTCGGTTCACTTTTGATGGTTGCCAGTTGCAGCAAGCAGCTCCATCCAACGCAGAAAGATTTCCAACAATATCATATCAATAGCGATATGCAAGCTGATCCTACAGTCGTATCAATCTATGAGCCCTTCAAATATAAAATGGAAGCTGAGATGAATCGAGTGATTGGACATGCGGACAAAGCGCTGACAAAAGAGAAAACGGCAGAAACATTAATGGGCAATTTTTTTTGTGAAGCCTTGTTGTGGATGAGTGAACACAATGCCCATAACCCTGCGGATTTCGCGTTTGCTACTAAGGGTGGAATCCGAAATGATCTGAAAGCAGGCGATATTACCGTTGGAAATATCTTCGAGGTGATGCCTTTCGAAAACACTTTAACAATTCTCGAGCTCAAGGGAAGTCAAATTCGTCAACTTGCAGACTTTATCGCCTCAACACATGGACAACCGATCGCTGGGATGACGTTGACCATTACAGGCAACAAAGCCCAAGACATTAAAATCAAAGGTATAGCAATTGAAGACAATAAGTTGTATAAATTGGTAACCTATGATTATCTCGCTAATGGTGGCGATAACCTGACACTGTTGACACAATCTGTATCGCGGGCAAATTATCCGCAGCGGATGCGAGAAGGACTGATTGAATATGTGAGTGAATTAACGAAAGAAGGCAAAAAAGTAAATGCAGAATTAGATGGAAGAATTAAAATCAATTAA